A single genomic interval of Daucus carota subsp. sativus chromosome 1, DH1 v3.0, whole genome shotgun sequence harbors:
- the LOC108225093 gene encoding LIM domain-containing protein WLIM2b gives MAAFSGTTDKCKACDTTVHFFEMISADGVPYHKNCFRCSNCKTRLSMSNYHSLEGNLFCKAHFEQRIKETGIVPRTVLSGNKQDMMTKTPSRVSAMFTGTQEKCSVCKKTVYPQEKVTVEGDFFHKICFRCAHGGCKLNPSNYAALDGIIYCKPHFSQLFKEKGSYNTLNKTSSIKRSESADEATLAAEVDQKPAEEENAEAEAEAEAEPEPEAEAA, from the exons ATGGCGGCGTTTAGTGGTACGACAGACAAATGCAAGGCTTGTGACACAACAGTTCATTTCTTTGAGATGATTTCTGCTGATGGAGTTCCTTATCATAAGAATTGCTTTAGATGCAGCAACTGCAAGACCAGGCTTTCG ATGAGCAACTATCATTCCTTGGAAGGAAATTTGTTCTGCAAAGCGCACTTTGAGCAACGCATAAAGGAGACTGGGATTGTTCCTAGGACTGTTTTAT CTGGGAATAAGCAAGACATGATG ACCAAGACACCTAGCAGAGTCTCAGCCATGTTCACTGGTACACAAGAGAAATGTTCTGTTTGTAAGAAAACTGTTTACCCACAAGAGAAG GTGACAGTGGAGGGAGATTTTTTCCACAAGATATGTTTCAGGTGTGCCCATGGGGGGTGCAAGCTGAACCCATCCAACTACGCAGCACTGGATGGAATCATATACTGCAAACCACACTTCTCTCAGTTATTTAAAGAGAAGGGCAGCTATAACACACTAAACAAAACTTCCTCTATAAAGAGAAGTGAGAGTGCTGATGAAGCAACATTAGCTGCAGAAGTTGATCAAAAGCCAGCTGAAGAAGAAAATGCTGAAGCTGAAGCTGAAGCTGAAGCTGAACCAGAACCTGAAGCAGAAGCAGCTTAA
- the LOC108205053 gene encoding uncharacterized protein LOC108205053 isoform X1: protein MEAFSFKPTIGSINTCDAGLLVPSFSTPKKLSFYWKFKKVGIFACKDGGEVNGEDGMRFKVGKMLSDDPKLALSKIIGRNSNRDISNLGIEKLLYKNNDKELRYSREVVSKKGVNLEVDDKPSLSSVKKPSLPVLNAVDNRIGSVPHVILRKPPAVLEDDTGNNNLLKFKIQPNLSLTMGKGKAKERFSDFTLVTKTEAVTSIDHGKHEYFVNTSAIATSDFHKNSIKIDSQSASKSDNVKANGKSVLLDINHEQNSSEEHNVSTSVEDLSVVGDYSQFNDSLAGSQPLQQSDIGSSLKTDPSVEKSKEQLVNASSSTYKEATLHKPTRLDQSVRPASSALADKKLVRKQTKFDSAVLRDLPISSPNNELEDIDWTAAEDLVKTGHRDEVELISASTRGFVVSFGSLIGFLPYRNLAPKYKFFAFETWLRYKGLDPAMYKQSLSVIGNSKDTSKATALYSSLDIQIDPEVTSNMELEELLTIYDDEKFNFLTSFLDKKLKVYVICADRKSRRLLFSVKAKEQEESIEKKRNLMGKLTIGEVVKCCITKITYFGIFVEVEGVPAMIHQTEVSWDANVNPTSYFKIGQIVEAKVHQLDFSLERIFLSLKEVVPDPLTKTLEAVDHVTQSSESATAEADTEWTEIKKLLKELHQFEGIDSVSKGRFFLSPDSTPTFQVYMASMFENQFKLLARAGNKVQEVIVETSLDKEDVKSAILTCTNRLHS, encoded by the exons ATGGAAGCTTTTTCATTCAAACCCACAATTGGTAGCATCAATACTTGTGACGCTGGATTGTTAGTCCCTTCTTTTTCAACCCCCAAAAAGCTTTCTTTTTACTGGAAATTCAAGAAAGTTGGGATCTTTGCTTGTAAAGATGGAGGTGAAGTTAATGGGGAGGATGGAATGAGGTTTAAGGTTGGAAAGATGCTTAGTGATGACCCTAAACTTGCTCTCTCTAAG ATAATTGGCCGAAATTCAAACCGAGATATATCTAATTTGGGAATTGAGAAATTGTTATACAAGAATAATGATAAAGAGTTGAGATATAGTAGAGAGGTAGTTTCCAAGAAAGGTGTTAATCTCGAAGTTGATGATAAACCAAGCTTATCTAGTGTTAAGAAGCCAAGCCTACCAGTTCTAAATGCTGTGGATAATAGGATAGGCAGTGTTCCTCATGTTATATTGCGGAAACCACCTGCAGTACTGGAAGATGATACTGGGAACAACAATTTGTTGAAATTCAAGATTCAGCCAAATTTGTCATTGACTATGGGGAAAGGTAAGGCAAAGGAGAGGTTTAGTGATTTCACCTTAGTAACGAAGACTGAGGCTGTTACTTCCATCGATCACGGTAAACatgaatattttgtgaatacaAGTGCAATAGCTACCAGTGATTTCCATAAAAACAGCATAAAAATCGACTCACAGTCTGCTTCAAAATCAGACAATGTGAAAGCCAATGGAAAGTCTGTGCTGTTAGATATTAACCATGAACAAAACTCTAGTGAGGAACATAATGTATCAACCTCTGTTGAAGATCTCTCAGTAGTTGGTGATTACAGCCAATTCAATGATTCTCTAGCAG GATCGCAGCCACTTCAACAAAGTGATATAGGGTCCTCTTTGAAAACTGATCCTAGTGTCGAAAAATCTAAGGAACAACTAGTAAATGCAAGCAGCAGTACGTATAAGGAAGCTACACTGCATAAACCAACAAG ATTAGATCAATCTGTGAGACCCGCCTCAAGTGCTCTAGCTGATAAAAAGCTAGTTAGGAAACAAACAAAATTTGACAGTGCTGTGCTTAGGGACCTCCCTATATCATCACCTAATAAT GAACTTGAAGATATAGACTGGACAGCAGCCGAAGATCTGGTGAAGACTGGACATAGAGATGAAGTGGAATTGATAAGTGCTAGTACACGGGGATTTGTT GTATCTTTTGGCTCTTTAATTGGATTTTTACCATATAGAAATCTTGCACCTAAGTACAAGTTCTTCGCCTTCGAGACATGGTTGAGATATAAAGGCTTGGACCCAGCTATGTACAAGCAAAGTCTAAGCGTAATTGGAAATTCTAAAGATACAAGCAAGGCTACTGCTCTGTATTCTAGTTTAGACATACAAATTGATCCGGAAGTTACAAGCAATATGGAGCTTGAAGAACTGCTTACAATTTATGATGACGAGAAGTTCAACTTTTTGACATCCTTTCTTGACAAG aaACTTAAAGTTTATGTTATATGCGCGGACAGAAAATCAAGAAGGCTATTATTTTCTGTGAAAGCAAAGGAACAGGAAGAATCAATTGAAAAAAAGAGAAACCTTATG GGAAAACTGACTATTGGAGAAGTAGTGAAATGCTGCATAACAAAGATTACGTACTTTGGTATATTTGTTGAG GTTGAAGGAGTTCCTGCAATGATTCACCAGACAGAAGTTTCATGGGACGCTAATGTAAATCCAACTTCATATTTCAAGATTGGCCAG ATTGTGGAAGCCAAAGTTCACCAACTAGACTTTTCACTTGAACGAATATTTTTATCATTGAAGGAAGTAGTG CCAGATCCACTGACTAAAACCTTGGAGGCTGTAGATCATGTTACACAGAGCAGTGAATCAGCAACAGCAGAAGCAGATACTGAG TGGACTGAAATCAAAAAACTATTAAAAGAACTACATCAATTTGAAGGGATCGACTCTGTTTCAAAAGGTCGATTTTTTCTGAGTCCTGATTCCACCCCAACATTTCAG GTTTATATGGCgtccatgtttgagaatcaaTTCAAGTTGCTTGCTCGAGCTGGAAACAAAGTACAAGAG GTGATAGTAGAAACATCATTGGACAAAGAAGACGTGAAATCTGCAATTTTGACATGTACTAACAGGCTCCATAGCTGA
- the LOC108205053 gene encoding uncharacterized protein LOC108205053 isoform X2, producing the protein MEAFSFKPTIGSINTCDAGLLVPSFSTPKKLSFYWKFKKVGIFACKDGGEVNGEDGMRFKVGKMLSDDPKLALSKIIGRNSNRDISNLGIEKLLYKNNDKELRYSREVVSKKGVNLEVDDKPSLSSVKKPSLPVLNAVDNRIGSVPHVILRKPPAVLEDDTGNNNLLKFKIQPNLSLTMGKGKAKERFSDFTLVTKTEAVTSIDHDNVKANGKSVLLDINHEQNSSEEHNVSTSVEDLSVVGDYSQFNDSLAGSQPLQQSDIGSSLKTDPSVEKSKEQLVNASSSTYKEATLHKPTRLDQSVRPASSALADKKLVRKQTKFDSAVLRDLPISSPNNELEDIDWTAAEDLVKTGHRDEVELISASTRGFVVSFGSLIGFLPYRNLAPKYKFFAFETWLRYKGLDPAMYKQSLSVIGNSKDTSKATALYSSLDIQIDPEVTSNMELEELLTIYDDEKFNFLTSFLDKKLKVYVICADRKSRRLLFSVKAKEQEESIEKKRNLMGKLTIGEVVKCCITKITYFGIFVEVEGVPAMIHQTEVSWDANVNPTSYFKIGQIVEAKVHQLDFSLERIFLSLKEVVPDPLTKTLEAVDHVTQSSESATAEADTEWTEIKKLLKELHQFEGIDSVSKGRFFLSPDSTPTFQVYMASMFENQFKLLARAGNKVQEVIVETSLDKEDVKSAILTCTNRLHS; encoded by the exons ATGGAAGCTTTTTCATTCAAACCCACAATTGGTAGCATCAATACTTGTGACGCTGGATTGTTAGTCCCTTCTTTTTCAACCCCCAAAAAGCTTTCTTTTTACTGGAAATTCAAGAAAGTTGGGATCTTTGCTTGTAAAGATGGAGGTGAAGTTAATGGGGAGGATGGAATGAGGTTTAAGGTTGGAAAGATGCTTAGTGATGACCCTAAACTTGCTCTCTCTAAG ATAATTGGCCGAAATTCAAACCGAGATATATCTAATTTGGGAATTGAGAAATTGTTATACAAGAATAATGATAAAGAGTTGAGATATAGTAGAGAGGTAGTTTCCAAGAAAGGTGTTAATCTCGAAGTTGATGATAAACCAAGCTTATCTAGTGTTAAGAAGCCAAGCCTACCAGTTCTAAATGCTGTGGATAATAGGATAGGCAGTGTTCCTCATGTTATATTGCGGAAACCACCTGCAGTACTGGAAGATGATACTGGGAACAACAATTTGTTGAAATTCAAGATTCAGCCAAATTTGTCATTGACTATGGGGAAAGGTAAGGCAAAGGAGAGGTTTAGTGATTTCACCTTAGTAACGAAGACTGAGGCTGTTACTTCCATCGATCACG ACAATGTGAAAGCCAATGGAAAGTCTGTGCTGTTAGATATTAACCATGAACAAAACTCTAGTGAGGAACATAATGTATCAACCTCTGTTGAAGATCTCTCAGTAGTTGGTGATTACAGCCAATTCAATGATTCTCTAGCAG GATCGCAGCCACTTCAACAAAGTGATATAGGGTCCTCTTTGAAAACTGATCCTAGTGTCGAAAAATCTAAGGAACAACTAGTAAATGCAAGCAGCAGTACGTATAAGGAAGCTACACTGCATAAACCAACAAG ATTAGATCAATCTGTGAGACCCGCCTCAAGTGCTCTAGCTGATAAAAAGCTAGTTAGGAAACAAACAAAATTTGACAGTGCTGTGCTTAGGGACCTCCCTATATCATCACCTAATAAT GAACTTGAAGATATAGACTGGACAGCAGCCGAAGATCTGGTGAAGACTGGACATAGAGATGAAGTGGAATTGATAAGTGCTAGTACACGGGGATTTGTT GTATCTTTTGGCTCTTTAATTGGATTTTTACCATATAGAAATCTTGCACCTAAGTACAAGTTCTTCGCCTTCGAGACATGGTTGAGATATAAAGGCTTGGACCCAGCTATGTACAAGCAAAGTCTAAGCGTAATTGGAAATTCTAAAGATACAAGCAAGGCTACTGCTCTGTATTCTAGTTTAGACATACAAATTGATCCGGAAGTTACAAGCAATATGGAGCTTGAAGAACTGCTTACAATTTATGATGACGAGAAGTTCAACTTTTTGACATCCTTTCTTGACAAG aaACTTAAAGTTTATGTTATATGCGCGGACAGAAAATCAAGAAGGCTATTATTTTCTGTGAAAGCAAAGGAACAGGAAGAATCAATTGAAAAAAAGAGAAACCTTATG GGAAAACTGACTATTGGAGAAGTAGTGAAATGCTGCATAACAAAGATTACGTACTTTGGTATATTTGTTGAG GTTGAAGGAGTTCCTGCAATGATTCACCAGACAGAAGTTTCATGGGACGCTAATGTAAATCCAACTTCATATTTCAAGATTGGCCAG ATTGTGGAAGCCAAAGTTCACCAACTAGACTTTTCACTTGAACGAATATTTTTATCATTGAAGGAAGTAGTG CCAGATCCACTGACTAAAACCTTGGAGGCTGTAGATCATGTTACACAGAGCAGTGAATCAGCAACAGCAGAAGCAGATACTGAG TGGACTGAAATCAAAAAACTATTAAAAGAACTACATCAATTTGAAGGGATCGACTCTGTTTCAAAAGGTCGATTTTTTCTGAGTCCTGATTCCACCCCAACATTTCAG GTTTATATGGCgtccatgtttgagaatcaaTTCAAGTTGCTTGCTCGAGCTGGAAACAAAGTACAAGAG GTGATAGTAGAAACATCATTGGACAAAGAAGACGTGAAATCTGCAATTTTGACATGTACTAACAGGCTCCATAGCTGA
- the LOC108209770 gene encoding tetraspanin-10 isoform X2, with protein MSAGTSTFIIRWINFLTLLLAVGVLGFGVWMSMHHDSCRKSLTLPVLGLGAVIFLISIIGFLGAWKKNSILLWIYLVMLFLVLVAILVFTVLAFIITNNGSGHTVNGLKYKEYELHDYSSWFLKQLNSTHNWKKLKSCLIKADDCNNLSKKYKNLKQYKLAKLTPIEAGCCRPPSKCGYLAVNASYYDLSFHPISADKDCKLYKNTKNIKCYSCDSCKAGVAQYMKTEWRVVAIFNLILFAVLLSSVLSHIVLPTIFLFNSSLTFSDSNFCVMSVHNLFCRVLCKTKCFKKPHKSLKVASPEIPRGKVNFTLAPYQLLIIPVTATTCFLVSL; from the exons ATGAGTGCAGGAACAAGCACTTTTATTATCAGATGGATCAACTTTCTCACATTG TTATTGGCTGTAGGTGTCCTGGGTTTTGGGGTGTGGATGAGTATGCATCACGACAGCTGCCGGAAGTCTCTCACTCTTCCTGTTCTAGGCCTTGGCGCAGTAATCTTTTTGAT ATCTATTATTGGATTCTTGGGTGCCTGGAAGAAGAACTCCATATTGTTATGGATT TACCTCGTCATGCTCTTTCTCGTTTTGGTTGCCATCCTGGTTTTCACAGTCTTAGC GTTTATTATAACAAATAATGGCTCTGGGCATACTGTAAACGGTTTGAA GTACAAGGAGTATGAACTTCATGATTACAGTTCGTGGTTTTTAAAACAG TTGAACAGTACACATAATTGGAAGAAACTGAAAAGCTGTCTCATTAAAGCTGATGACTGCAATAACctgtcaaaaaaatataag AATCTGAAGCAATATAAATTAGCGAAATTAACTCCAATTGAAGCAGGATGCTGCCGGCCCCCATCGAA gtgTGGTTATCTCGCTGTGAATGCTTCATACTATGACTTGAGTTTTCATCCAATCAGTGCTGATAAGGACTGCAAACTTTACAAAAATACCAAGAACATCAAGTGCTACAGTTGTGATTCTTGCAA GGCTGGCGTTGCACAATACATGAAAACAGAATGGAGGGTGGTTGCCATCTTTAACTTGATCCTTTTTGCTGTCCTG CTGTCAAGTGTATTGTCTCACATTGTGCTTCCTACAATATTTCTCTTTAATTCTTCTCTGACCTTTTCTGACTCGAACTTTTGTGTGATGTCAGTCCATAATCTATTTTGTCGGGTGTTGTGCAAGACGAAATGCTTCAAGAAACCGCACAAAAGTTTGAAGGTTGCTTCCCCAGAAATTCCCAGAGGAAAAGTAAACTTTACTCTCGCCCCCTATCAACTTCTAATTATACCAGTCACTGCGACTACCTGTTTTTTAGTTTCACTATAG
- the LOC108209770 gene encoding tetraspanin-10 isoform X1: MSAGTSTFIIRWINFLTLLLAVGVLGFGVWMSMHHDSCRKSLTLPVLGLGAVIFLISIIGFLGAWKKNSILLWIYLVMLFLVLVAILVFTVLAFIITNNGSGHTVNGLKYKEYELHDYSSWFLKQLNSTHNWKKLKSCLIKADDCNNLSKKYKNLKQYKLAKLTPIEAGCCRPPSKCGYLAVNASYYDLSFHPISADKDCKLYKNTKNIKCYSCDSCKAGVAQYMKTEWRVVAIFNLILFAVLSIIYFVGCCARRNASRNRTKV, encoded by the exons ATGAGTGCAGGAACAAGCACTTTTATTATCAGATGGATCAACTTTCTCACATTG TTATTGGCTGTAGGTGTCCTGGGTTTTGGGGTGTGGATGAGTATGCATCACGACAGCTGCCGGAAGTCTCTCACTCTTCCTGTTCTAGGCCTTGGCGCAGTAATCTTTTTGAT ATCTATTATTGGATTCTTGGGTGCCTGGAAGAAGAACTCCATATTGTTATGGATT TACCTCGTCATGCTCTTTCTCGTTTTGGTTGCCATCCTGGTTTTCACAGTCTTAGC GTTTATTATAACAAATAATGGCTCTGGGCATACTGTAAACGGTTTGAA GTACAAGGAGTATGAACTTCATGATTACAGTTCGTGGTTTTTAAAACAG TTGAACAGTACACATAATTGGAAGAAACTGAAAAGCTGTCTCATTAAAGCTGATGACTGCAATAACctgtcaaaaaaatataag AATCTGAAGCAATATAAATTAGCGAAATTAACTCCAATTGAAGCAGGATGCTGCCGGCCCCCATCGAA gtgTGGTTATCTCGCTGTGAATGCTTCATACTATGACTTGAGTTTTCATCCAATCAGTGCTGATAAGGACTGCAAACTTTACAAAAATACCAAGAACATCAAGTGCTACAGTTGTGATTCTTGCAA GGCTGGCGTTGCACAATACATGAAAACAGAATGGAGGGTGGTTGCCATCTTTAACTTGATCCTTTTTGCTGTCCTG TCCATAATCTATTTTGTCGGGTGTTGTGCAAGACGAAATGCTTCAAGAAACCGCACAAAAGTTTGA
- the LOC108209698 gene encoding salutaridine reductase — protein MTDCSNSRGNRCAVVTGGNKGIGFEICKKLAANDIRVILTARNEKNGREAVEKLESSGFPDVVFHQLDITDPASIAALASYVESSSGKLDILVNNAAIPGLVIAKHQEFKDGGGFEQVIDENAHLIEGILEENYELAEDCLRTNYYGAKGVITELLPLLQLSDSARIVNVTSVYGKLMWINNEKVKEELNNIETLTEENIDEILKWFLKDFKENNLKANGWPILVSAYKISKAAINAYTRLLARKYPNMLINCVHPGYCQTDITSETGPSTAEEGARGPAMVALLPDDGPSGIYFSEMQPSTF, from the exons ATGACAGACTGCAGCAATTCAAGAGGTAACAG GTGTGCTGTTGTGACGGGAGGAAACAAAGGAATTGGCTTCGAGATATGCAAAAAGCTAGCTGCGAATGACATTAGAGTGATACTAACAGCAAGAAACGAGAAGAATGGAAGAGAAGCTGTGGAGAAACTCGAAAGCTCTGGCTTCCCGGATGTTGTTTTTCATCAACTAGATATTACAGATCCGGCAAGTATTGCAGCACTAGCAAGCTATGTAGAAAGCAGTTCCGGAAAACTTGACATTCTG GTGAATAATGCAGCAATTCCTGGACTAGTCATTGCAAAGCACCAAGAATTTAAAGACGGAGGAGGATTT GAGCAGGTGATCGATGAGAATGCACATTTAATAGAAGGAATCCTCGAAGAGAACTATGAATTGGCAGAAGATTGTCTCAGAACAAACTACTACGGAGCAAAAGGGGTAATCACTGAGCTGTTACCCCTGCTTCAGCTCTCCGATTCAGCAAGAATAGTGAATGTTACATCAGTATATGGCAAACTAATG TGGATAAACAATGAGAAGGTGAAAGAAGAGTTGAATAACATAGAGACCTTAACAGAGGAGAATATTGATGAGATTCTGAAGTGGTTTCTGAAGGATTTCAAGGAGAACAACTTGAAGGCTAATGGTTGGCCTATTCTAGTGTCAGCTTATAAAATCTCTAAAGCAGCCATCAATGCCTATACTAGACTGCTAGCCAGAAAATACCCCAACATGCTTATAAATTGCGTCCATCCAGGCTATTGCCAGACAGATATTACAAGTGAAACAGGACCCTCCACTGCTGAGGAAGGCGCTAGAGGTCCTGCAATGGTGGCACTGTTGCCAGATGATGGTCCTTCCGGCATCTACTTTTCGGAAATGCAACCATCAACTTTCTAG